The genomic stretch ggttggtcataactttccttccaaggagtaagcatcttttaacttcatggctgcagtcaccatctacagtgattttggagcccccccaataataaaatctgtcactgcttccaattttcccccttctatttgccatgacagccattttgcttttttgcatttcttttccatggggatggtcttgatccctgtctcctgtacaatgtcacgaacctcattccatagttcatcagatctagtcccttaaatctatttctcacttccactgtataatcataagggatttgatttaggtcatacctgaatggtctagtggttttccctactttcttcaatttaagtctgaatttggtaataaggagttcatgatctgagccacagtcagctcccggtcttgtttttgttgactgtatagagcttcttcatctttggctgcaaagaatataatcaatctgatttcggtgttgaccatctggtgatgtccatgtgtagagtcttctcttgtgttgttggaagagggtgtttgctatgaccagtgcattttcttggcaaaactctattagtctttgccctgcttcattccatattccaaggccaaatttgcctgttactccaggtgtttcttgacttcctacttttgcattccagtcccctgtaatgaaaaggacatcttttttgggtgttagttctaaaaggtcttgtaggtcttcatagaaccgttcaacttcagcttcttcagcattactggttggggcatagacttggattactgtgatagtgaatggtttgccttggaaacaaacagaaatcattctgtcatttttgagattgcatccaagtactgcatttcgtattcttttgttgaccatgatggctactccatttcttctaagggattcctgcccacagtagtagatataatcgtcatctggacatggaacaacagactggttccaaacaggaaaaggagtacgtcaaggctgcatactgtcaccctgcttatttaacttctatgcagagtacatcatgagaaacgctggactggaagaagcacaagctggaatcaagattgcagggagaaatatcaatcacctcagatatgcagatgacaccacccttgtggcagaaagtgaagaggagctaaaaagcctcttgatgaaagtgaaagtggacagtggaaaatgttggcttaaagctcaacattcagaaaatgaagatcgtggcatctggtcccatcactccatgggaaatagatggggaaacagtggaaacagtgtcagactttatttttttgggctccaaatcactgcagatggtgactgcagccatgaaattaaaagatgcttactccttggaaggaaagttatgaccaacctagatagcatattcaaaagcagagacattactttgccgactaaggtccgtctagtcaaggctatggtttttcctgtggtcatgtatggatgtgagagctggactgtgaagaaggctgagcgccgaagaatggatgcttttgaactgtggtgttggagaagactcttgagagtcccttggactgcaaggagatccaaccagtccttcctgaaggagatcagctctaggatttctttggaaggaatgatgctaaagctgaaactccagtactttggccacctcatgcgaagcgttgactcgcTGGAgaaggactctgatgctgagagggattgggggcaggaggagaaggggacgaccgaggatgagatggctggatggcatcacggactcgatggacgtgagtctgagtgaactccgggagttggtgatggacagggaggcctggtgtgctgctattcatggggtcgcaaagagtcagacgcgactgagcaactgaactgactgaactggtttgccatgaagtgatgggattgggtgccacgatcttagtttttttattgttgagttttaagccagctttttcactcctctttcacggTCATccagaggctcctcagttcctcttcactttctgccattagagtcgtatcacctgcatatctgaggttgttgatatttctcctggcaatcttgattccagcttgcgattTATGTagtccggcattttgcatgatgtactctggatatgagttaaataagcagggtgacaatattcagccttgttgtactcctttcccaattttgaaccagtcggtTGCTTcgtgtccagtgctaactgttggtcccatttgtttgttggtttttgcttttatttcctttactctaggaggtggctCAAGGAaaatcttgctgcaatttatatcagggtgttctgtctatgttttcctctaagagtttttatagtttctggccttacatttaggtctttaatccattttgagtttgtttttgtgtatggtgttaggaagtgcttTTTCCCGCCATTCAGTTTattcaaattatataaatatttcctcTGTGAAACTGAGTagaaccaaagagaaaaggagaatcaAAGAAGACCTCATATACTAAACTCTCGCACAGATTCTTTGAATTCGAAAGTAAGAGTCCACAGGAGAGGCCCGGGCGGTGGCTTTGTCCCTGAAGACCCTGCAGATCCATTTCTTGGAAAAAGTTTTCAGGGAAAAAATGCCGACGTTTCGAAACCAGCCTGCTTCCACCCTCTTGGTCCTCTGCCCCAGACTGTCCTAAGATAGAGTGTGAAGAGGTAAGTTTTCAATGATTCCGCTTTtgcaaatatatgcatatacctTCCCCCTGTTTTGGCGATTAATATAACAGTGAACAATATGCTTGGATTAAAGGTCCAGTTTCCACTCTAATGCAGTTTCTCCTGGCAACAAAGCCATTTGCGGAGATCTGGGAATCACGAGCTTCTCAGGTGGGAAGAGGTGCTGTTCTTGTCTACCTGAAGGCAGCCTTTCAGACTGACCTGTGTTTTGTAGTCCCTGTTTCAAGACCTGGTGTGTGCGGTTGATgaccctggggtggggctggggctgtcGTAATCGGGTGGGTTTGCATAGGGGTCATAGCTGAGCTGGGCCAGCGGGGGGGCCGTCTGGCCCGTGCCCCTCAGCACATCCCCAGGAGCGTGGCCAGTCCACTTGGAGAGGGCTTCCAGGCTCACAGGCTCGAGGGCCTGGCCTGTGGAGCCCGGTCCTGGACTTGGGCTGCAGGGCTTGCAGATGAGGTCGTCCTGATGCAGGGTGCTGTCACAGCAGAGGATGAGCTTGAGGGAGCGCCAGGGGCACAGCACCCGTTGCTCGTAGGGCGCGCCGGGCACTTGTGCTTCGCCTCCTCCATGCTCGGGGCATACGTCACCACGACGGCCTGCTCCCCTAGGTGAGGCAGTCGCCGTAGCTACCAGGGTTGAAGCCAGCGATGCAGAGGCTGTCCTGCACCACCGGCAGGAGCCTGGAGTTGGGGAGAGGCCAACAGGTCGATGTAGCACTTGAGGGTAAAGGAGTCTTTGCTGCGGAGGACTCAGGCTGGCTCGCGGCGCTCGGCGATCACCTCCAGGCTGAAGGCCTCGTCCGGCTGCAGCTTCTCTCAGCCTCACTTGGACCAGGCCTGGCGCACAGCCAGTATGTGGGGGAGGATGTGGTCTCCTTTCCC from Budorcas taxicolor isolate Tak-1 chromosome 25, Takin1.1, whole genome shotgun sequence encodes the following:
- the LOC128068608 gene encoding protein-tyrosine sulfotransferase 2-like; the protein is MPLIFVGSVPQGGTMLDPVPMRWERRPHPPPHTGCAPGLVQVRLREAAAGRGLQPGGDRRAPRASLSPPQQRLLYPQVLHRPVGLSPTPGSCRWCRTASASLASTLVATATASPRGAGRRGDVCPEHGGGEAQVPGAPYEQRVLCPWRSLKLILCCDSTLHQDDLICKPCSPSPGPGSTGQALEPVSLEALSKWTGHAPGDVLRGTGQTAPPLAQLSYDPYANPPDYDSPSPTPGSSTAHTRS